From Thermosipho africanus Ob7, the proteins below share one genomic window:
- a CDS encoding AEC family transporter: MINAFLTILPPFLIIIVGYIFGRIFPYDIKIISKISLWIMASVLSFTFINDYPPKLSYLKSYGLGILFLFILFYILSFAFKKDRFLILTNSIYINTGYLGYPILYSIWGEKAMSYGVIYSVINMLVASIVLPSFIGEKINLKNILKLPYLYVITFAYLLSIFGISYKQLPVPFIETINMLKNSAIPFLLIFTGLSLSKIKIKSVNFYTVIFSTIIRLVLYPAFALIFVFLSKMDNEFARVFVLESAMPTAINSVILIDAITGDASKISLTVAITTLLSAFTIPVWIIVLERIL; this comes from the coding sequence ATGATCAATGCATTTTTAACAATTTTACCACCATTTTTGATTATAATAGTGGGGTATATTTTTGGTAGAATTTTTCCTTACGATATAAAGATTATATCTAAAATTTCTTTATGGATAATGGCAAGTGTTTTGTCATTTACATTTATAAATGATTATCCTCCGAAATTATCATATCTTAAATCTTACGGATTAGGAATACTATTCCTATTTATTTTGTTTTATATTTTATCATTTGCTTTTAAAAAGGATAGATTTTTAATTTTGACAAATAGTATATACATTAACACGGGATACCTTGGGTATCCCATTTTGTATTCTATTTGGGGAGAAAAAGCTATGTCATATGGTGTTATTTATTCTGTAATTAATATGCTTGTTGCCTCAATTGTTTTACCTTCTTTTATTGGAGAAAAAATTAATTTAAAAAACATACTTAAGTTACCATACCTTTATGTGATAACTTTTGCTTATCTTTTGTCTATTTTTGGTATTAGCTATAAACAACTTCCTGTCCCCTTCATTGAAACAATAAATATGCTTAAAAATTCTGCAATCCCATTTCTTTTAATATTTACTGGTCTTTCACTATCGAAAATTAAGATTAAAAGTGTAAATTTTTATACAGTTATATTTTCAACTATAATTAGATTGGTTTTATATCCAGCTTTTGCCTTAATTTTCGTTTTTCTTTCAAAAATGGATAATGAATTTGCAAGAGTGTTCGTATTAGAAAGCGCTATGCCCACAGCTATTAACAGTGTTATATTAATTGATGCAATTACTGGTGATGCTTCTAAAATAAGTCTTACTGTTGCCATTACAACTCTTCTTTCTGCATTTACTATTCCTGTTTGGATTATTGTTTTAGAAAGAATTTTATAA